One genomic segment of Hordeum vulgare subsp. vulgare chromosome 2H, MorexV3_pseudomolecules_assembly, whole genome shotgun sequence includes these proteins:
- the LOC123426968 gene encoding CASP-like protein 4U1 — protein sequence MPGCPLSLSSMPSPSTQCTGPMRNLARKSPRTRNPIESKGPDQPYPNPPIYLSSQTLVLALSHPPIPIARRHSSLHRDPPRSVRTNPQPHAWRGEPEHSIHSRRTRPVPEAAALVLADSPSPARLKPLTSSALARARKQQQLCPELLAPCVLALPPDDRRHGRRPRGQQQPRHGSPDNAVGPRRRRGRDGRSRIQPWRPSLTPNLWSPVAALQSPNADALLFPRMSIFLQLWNSGFSLDSFWHIDVISYRCYYRPQTA from the exons ATGCCGGGCTGCCCGCTTTCCCTCTCTTCtatgcctagcccctctacacagtgcaccggCCCTATGCGCAACCTAGCTCGAAAATCCCCCCGGACCAGAAA TCCAATTGAATCGAAGGGTCCGGATCAGCCCTATCCAAATCCACCTATCTATTTAAGCAGTCAAACCCTAGTCCTAGCCCTGTCCCATCCACCCATTCCCATCGCCCGCCGCCACTCCTCTCTCCATCGGGATCCTCCCAGATCGGTTCGAACCAACCCGCAGCCGCACGCTTGGCGAGGAGAGCCCGAGCACTCCATCCACTCACGACGCACGCGTCCAGTGCCCGAAGCCGCCGCACTCGTGCTCGCTGATAGCCCCTCGCCCGCGCGTCTCAAGCCGTTGACTTCATCTGCTCTTGCAAGAGCCCGCAAGCAGCAGCAGCTCTGCCCCGAGCTCCTGGCCCCGTGCGTCCTTGCCTTGCCGCCCGATGACCGGCGCCACGGCCGGCGACCGCGAGGCCAACAGCAG CCACGCCATGGCAGCCCGGATAACGCTGTCGGACCTCGCCGTCGTCGGGGACGGGACGGCCGATCCCGGATACAGCCTTGGCGCCCATCTCTGACCCCAAACCTGTGGAGTCCCGTCGCTGCGCTGCAGTCCCCGAACGCCGACGCCCTCCTGTTTCCCCGCATGAGCATCTTCCTCCAGCTCTGGAATTCAGGATTTTCCCTAGATTCATTCTGGCATATTGATGTTATATCATATCGTTGCTACTATCGTCCGCAAACAGCATAG